The Carassius carassius chromosome 31, fCarCar2.1, whole genome shotgun sequence genome includes a region encoding these proteins:
- the LOC132112137 gene encoding insulinoma-associated protein 1b-like, with product MPKGFLVKRNKKAALVSYRIRSDEDGGSAPECQIAPIAASPPAPNAPKPDSITSAFPSDGAEAPVSVRSARPVQFGNPEMVYQALYSPTRPISKEHDRKYFERSLNLGSPVSAESFPTPASLTSLDHHLLFAPVDLKIGTSNSNRGGTAPVIRTGAKRPSDAAERKSSKSVKKPKAIRKLNFEDEVTTSPVLGLKIKEGPVDLKPRAASGNTNKPLGEFICQLCREEYSDPFSLAQHKCSRIVRVEYRCPECEKVFSCPANLASHRRWHKPRVPSAPKQALQPTKPFTEAFPGDRDSPSPGLSESGSDDGIYDCQHCGKRFKRQAYLRKHILGHQALQNQLLAKALRTAESPDIMPSEDSQSPAPLNLSPADCLAYPACGEKLPNRASLERHLHLLHDDSQSFPCKFCPASFYSSPDLTKHINKCHPTENRQVILLQMPVRNAC from the coding sequence ATGCCCAAAGGATTCCTGGTGAAAAGGAACAAGAAAGCAGCGCTCGTTTCGTACCGGATACGCTCGGATGAGGATGGAGGATCCGCTCCAGAATGTCAGATCGCGCCGATCGCCGCGTCTCCACCCGCGCCCAACGCCCCCAAGCCGGATAGCATCACCTCAGCCTTCCCGTCGGACGGAGCAGAGGCGCCGGTGTCGGTCCGCAGCGCCAGGCCGGTGCAGTTCGGCAACCCGGAGATGGTGTACCAAGCCCTGTACAGCCCCACCCGGCCCATCAGCAAGGAGCACGACAGGAAATATTTCGAGAGGAGTCTCAACCTCGGCTCGCCTGTCTCTGCCGAATCGTTCCCGACTCCCGCCTCTCTCACCAGCCTGGACCATCATCTTCTGTTTGCCCCGGTCGACTTAAAAATCGGCACCAGCAACAGTAACCGCGGCGGAACGGCGCCCGTCATCCGAACCGGCGCCAAAAGACCTTCTGACGCCGCCGAGCGTAAAAGCAGCAAAAGCGTCAAGAAACCCAAAGCCATACGCAAACTCAACTTCGAGGACGAGGTCACCACATCCCCGGTGCTGGGCCTGAAAATCAAAGAGGGGCCCGTGGACCTCAAGCCCCGAGCGGCCTCGGGCAACACCAACAAGCCCCTGGGGGAGTTCATCTGCCAGCTTTGCAGAGAAGAATACTCGGACCCGTTCTCTCTGGCACAGCACAAGTGCTCCCGGATAGTGCGGGTGGAGTACAGGTGTCCCGAGTGCGAGAAGGTCTTCAGCTGTCCGGCGAACCTGGCCTCCCACCGGCGCTGGCACAAACCGCGCGTGCCGAGCGCGCCCAAACAAGCCCTCCAGCCCACCAAACCGTTTACCGAGGCGTTCCCCGGCGACAGAGACTCCCCGAGTCCAGGTCTGTCAGAGTCCGGCTCTGACGACGGGATCTACGACTGCCAGCACTGCGGGAAGAGGTTCAAGCGCCAAGCCTACCTGAGGAAGCACATCCTGGGACACCAGGCGCTCCAAAATCAGCTCCTCGCAAAGGCTTTGCGCACCGCGGAGAGCCCCGACATCATGCCCTCGGAGGACAGCCAAAGCCCGGCTCCGCTCAATCTGAGCCCCGCGGACTGTCTCGCGTACCCGGCTTGTGGAGAGAAGCTGCCGAACCGGGCGAGTCTGGAGCGACACCTGCACCTGCTGCACGACGACTCCCAGTCGTTTCCCTGCAAGTTCTGCCCTGCCTCTTTCTACAGCTCGCCGGATCTCACCAAGCACATCAATAAATGCCACCCCACCGAAAACAGGCAAGTCATCCTTCTTCAGATGCCCGTGCGTAACGCCTGCTGA